In one window of Oryzias melastigma strain HK-1 linkage group LG5, ASM292280v2, whole genome shotgun sequence DNA:
- the si:dkey-178o16.4 gene encoding vasopressin V1b receptor, whose protein sequence is MRAPNGSASVDAEDVPRDESLAKVEIALLSVIFVSASLLNAALLLVLWRQRKQMSRMRIFVFHLCLADLVVAFFQVCPQLIWDITDRFVGPDVVCRLVKYLQVLGMFSSTYMIVVMTVDRYQAVCNPMVKFQRARTRINVPVCAAWALSVVGSLPQVFIFSQVEVAPGVFDCWADFIQPWGLQTYVTWTTLVIFILPVTTVVICQVRICRAIQINLHQKTLKQGSKGVWLPSRASGAASMSKARVKTLKITVVIVLAYIICWAPFFTVQLWSAWDTHAPKETATFTILMLLASLNSCANPCIYLLLSGQFPKKLLTLLCRRHSSGRTPGHEDPTVVSSLYMSFKNISESK, encoded by the exons ATGCGCGCACCGAACGGCAGCGCGTCCGTGGACGCGGAGGATGTCCCCAGAGACGAGAGTCTGGCCAAGGTGGAGATCGCGCTCCTGAGCGTCATCTTCGTGAGCGCCTCGCTCCTCAACGCCGCCCTGCTGCTGGTCCTCTGGAGACAGCGCAAGCAGATGTCCCGGATGCGCATCTTCGTCTTCCACCTGTGCCTGGCGGACCTGGTGGTCGCGTTTTTCCAGGTGTGCCCGCAGCTCATCTGGGACATCACGGACAGATTCGTGGGGCCGGATGTAGTGTGCCGCCTCGTGAAGTACCTCCAAGTTCTCGGCATGTTTTCCTCGACCTACATGATCGTAGTGATGACAGTTGACCGGTACCAGGCCGTCTGCAACCCCATGGTGAAATTTCAGCGCGCGCGCACCCGGATCAACGTCCCCGTGTGCGCCGCGTGGGCTCTCTCCGTGGTGGGCAGCCTGCCGCAGGTGTTCATCTTCTCTCAAGTGGAGGTTGCGCCCGGAGTGTTTGACTGCTGGGCGGACTTCATCCAGCCGTGGGGGCTGCAGACTTACGTCACCTGGACCACCCTGGTCATTTTCATCCTACCTGTGACCACGGTTGTTATTTGCCAAGTGCGCATCTGCAGAGCGATCCAAATCAACCTTCACCAAAAAACGCTCAAGCAGGGGAGTAAAGGAGTCTGGCTACCGTCCAGAGCGAGCGGGGCGGCCAGCATGTCCAAAGCCAGGGTGAAGACGCTGAAGATCACGGTGGTCATCGTGCTGGCTTACATCATCTGCTGGGCTCCCTTCTTCACTGTCCAGCTCTGGTCCGCGTGGGATACGCACGCTCCAAAAGAAA CTGCGACCTTCACCATCCTGATGTTGCTAGCCAGCCTGAACAGCTGCGCGAACCCCTGCATCTACCTTCTGCTCAGCGGACAGTTCCCCAAGAAGCTTCTGACGCTGCTGTGTCGACGCCACTCCAGCGGCAGGACCCCGGGACACGAGGACCCCACGGTGGTCAGCTCCCTGTACATGAGCTTCAAAAACATCTCCGAGTCCAAGTGA
- the crbn gene encoding protein cereblon, whose product MADERGGGEDNINENMGNQLQLLPDNGEEEEDDMETEDRDSDEADKPSAITFDPSLPTSHAYLGSDMEEFHGRTVHDDDSCQTIPVLPHTAVMLVPGQTLPLQLFRPQEVSMMRSVIQRDRTFAVLAHSEAGEPEPEFGTTAEIYAYREEQEYGIETVKVKAVGRQRFKVHEIRTQADGIRQAKVQILPERILPDPLSAVQLSPLSRLHVHASSKPPSQSCKQTQCWWKTYGQRKFYCASLTQWPPWVYTLYDSESLMRRVKKQLHEWDENLKDDSLPSNAIDFSYRVAACLPIDDALRLQLLQIGSAIQRLRCELDIMDRCTSLCCKQCQDTEITTKNEIFSLSLYGPMAAYVNPHGYVHETLTVYKANNLNLVGRPSTLHSWFPGYAWTIAQCRTCGSHMGWKFTATKKDLSPPRFWGLTRSAMLPRIPPGEGEEGRGGSRLFCL is encoded by the exons ATGGCGGACGAGAGGGGCGGAGGTGAAGACAACATTAACGAAAATATGGGGAACCAGCTACAGCTTTTACCAG ATAAtggcgaggaggaggaagatgacaTGGAGACTGAGGACCGAGACAGTGACGAGGCAGACAAGCCCAGCGCCATCACCTTTGACCCCAGCCTCCCCACGTCTCACGCA TACCTGGGCTCAGACATGGAGGAGTTTCATGGGCGGACGGTCCACGATGACGACAGCTGCCAGACCATCCCTGTGCTTCCACACACAGCTGTCATGCTGGTGCCCGGCCAGACGCTGCCTCTGCAGCTGTTCAGGCCTCAGGAGGTCAGCATGATGCGCAGCGTCATCCAGAGAGACCGCACCTTTGCTGTGCTGGCACACAG TGAAGCCggtgaaccagaaccagagttCGGAACGACGGCTGAGATCTACGCATACCGCGAGGAGCAGGAGTACGGCATCGAAACCGTCAAAGTGAAGGCTGTGGGGCGGCAAAGATTTAAAGTCCACGAAATACGAACTCAAGCGGACGG CATCAGACAAGCCAAAGTGCAGATCCTCCCCGAGCGAATCCTTCCAGACCCCCTCTCCGCCGTGCAGCTCTCCCCCCTGTCCCGGCTCCACGTGCACGCCTCCTCCAAACCGCCGTCTCAAAGCTGCAAGCAGACGCAGTGCTGGTGGAAAACCTACGGACAG AGGAAGTTCTACTGTGCCAGTCTGACCCAGTGGCCGCCCTGGGTCTACACCCTCTACGACTCT gAATCGCTCATGAGGAGAGTGAAGAAGCAGCTCCACGAGTGGGACGAGAACCTGAAGGACGACTCGCTCCCTTCCAACGCAATAG ACTTTTCCTATCGGGTCGCCGCCTGTCTGCCAATAGACGACGCTctgcggctgcagctgctgcagatcgGCAGCGCCATCCAGAGACTCCGCTGTGAGCTGGACATCATGGACCGG TGCACGTCACTGTGCTGTAAGCAGTGTCAGGACACGGAAATCACCACCAAAAACGAGATCTTCAG CTTGTCTCTTTACGGCCCCATGGCTGCGTATGTCAACCCGCACGGTTACGTCCATGAAACTCTGACCGTCTACAAAGCCAACAACCTCAACCTGGTTGGACGCCCATCCACTTTGCACAGCTGGTTTCCAGG GTACGCCTGGACGATCGCCCAGTGCCGAACGTGCGGCTCCCACATGGGCTGGAAGTTCACGGCCACCAAGAAGGACTTGTCCCCTCCTCGGTTCTGGGGTCTGACCCGCTCGGCCATGCTGCCTCGCATCCCGccgggggagggggaggagggcaGGGGGGGCTCCCGCCTCTTCTGCCTGTGA